A window of Lentibacillus sp. Marseille-P4043 contains these coding sequences:
- the manA gene encoding mannose-6-phosphate isomerase, class I: MVKILDANDELSVQVHPDDQFARKVEDEPYGKTECWYVLHAEPDAELVLGHHAKSQNGLERLMDNREWDTLLRRIKVKTGDFVYVPNGTIHAIGKGIVILETQQSSDITYRVYDYDRMDAASNKRELHLEQAKQVTTIPHQDAQLDQLEQNVGDLKVKKLVENEYFSVYHWQLNGMVSQKMEKDFMQVSVIEGNARIMVGEKSFAIEKGNHFVLPYEINEYMLSGDAE, from the coding sequence TTGGTTAAGATTCTGGATGCAAATGATGAATTATCAGTACAGGTACACCCAGATGATCAATTTGCGCGCAAAGTGGAAGATGAACCATATGGGAAAACAGAGTGCTGGTATGTGTTGCATGCAGAACCAGATGCTGAACTTGTTTTGGGACATCATGCCAAGTCTCAAAATGGGTTAGAACGCCTGATGGACAATAGAGAATGGGATACATTATTAAGACGTATTAAGGTTAAAACAGGTGATTTTGTCTATGTTCCTAATGGTACAATTCATGCAATTGGGAAAGGAATTGTGATATTGGAGACACAGCAAAGTTCGGATATTACGTATCGCGTTTATGATTATGATCGTATGGACGCTGCTAGCAATAAACGTGAATTGCATTTGGAGCAAGCCAAACAAGTAACAACTATTCCACACCAAGATGCTCAATTGGATCAACTTGAGCAGAATGTTGGAGATTTGAAAGTAAAGAAGCTAGTCGAAAATGAATATTTCTCGGTTTATCATTGGCAGCTAAATGGTATGGTTTCACAGAAAATGGAGAAAGATTTTATGCAGGTAAGCGTGATTGAAGGTAATGCACGGATTATGGTTGGTGAGAAGTCTTTTGCTATAGAGAAGGGAAATCATTTTGTATTGCCTTATGAGATCAATGAATACATGCTTTCTGGGGATGCGGAGTAG
- a CDS encoding reverse transcriptase domain-containing protein has translation MKQSNRPQQLHSLPSSSKIDWSKYETKYYLHFDDRVRIEHVKNKIQDPNWVSSYAFLPSIHFKINFNKYVTISNDKTLSTNQRKRKKKKVRQIFYAAHKDRFIYKYYGDRLNNAYNSYAEWNGIDDIALAYRNNKNGKNNIDHRTLKQNMKTVLGVEELPTDWYKVFKNLTQFSYVNKSDIDIFLKQKYGVKKLKELMKMQKLTKIMTPAEFRVFKEGHLYKNKKPYGIPQGSGMSAVSSNVHLIHFDQKIKAWADAHKALYRRYCDDLILIIPITSTSSKVETIKNEVLQIIQAYKEQGLKIQEEKTEIRIYSNGVLLDESRQNSTLDYLGFVTDGQSVRIREKSLFKYYCRAYRKADTSRRVALATKRKGPKEKLYKIYTHLGFNYKGRGNFITYAYKAHEKMDKLKTKSLIRKQVKRHWGRIHKRL, from the coding sequence ATGAAACAGAGTAATAGGCCACAACAATTACATAGCCTCCCTAGCTCTTCGAAAATTGACTGGTCTAAATATGAAACTAAATATTATTTACACTTTGATGACCGGGTACGTATAGAGCATGTAAAAAATAAAATCCAAGACCCTAATTGGGTTTCTTCGTATGCTTTTTTGCCTTCTATTCACTTCAAAATTAACTTCAACAAATATGTGACGATTTCAAACGATAAGACACTTTCAACTAATCAACGGAAAAGAAAAAAGAAAAAAGTACGTCAAATCTTTTATGCTGCTCATAAAGATAGATTTATCTATAAATACTATGGTGATAGATTAAATAATGCTTATAATAGTTATGCTGAATGGAATGGAATAGATGATATCGCATTAGCTTATCGTAATAACAAGAATGGTAAGAATAATATCGATCATCGAACACTTAAACAAAATATGAAAACTGTATTAGGCGTCGAGGAACTGCCCACTGATTGGTATAAGGTATTTAAGAACCTTACACAGTTTTCATATGTAAATAAATCCGATATTGATATTTTTTTAAAACAAAAATATGGCGTCAAAAAGCTTAAAGAGCTCATGAAAATGCAAAAGTTAACAAAAATTATGACTCCTGCTGAGTTTCGTGTTTTTAAAGAAGGCCACCTTTATAAAAATAAAAAGCCCTACGGTATTCCACAGGGATCAGGGATGAGTGCTGTTTCATCTAACGTACATTTAATTCATTTTGATCAAAAGATTAAAGCTTGGGCTGATGCTCATAAGGCTCTTTATCGTAGATACTGTGATGATTTAATTTTAATCATACCAATTACCAGTACATCATCAAAGGTAGAGACAATAAAAAATGAAGTACTCCAAATAATTCAGGCTTATAAGGAACAGGGATTAAAGATACAAGAGGAAAAAACTGAAATACGTATTTATTCTAACGGGGTTCTTTTAGACGAAAGCCGACAAAACAGTACATTGGATTATCTCGGTTTTGTAACAGATGGTCAATCTGTACGGATACGTGAAAAAAGCCTTTTTAAATATTATTGTCGTGCATATCGTAAAGCGGACACAAGCCGTCGTGTTGCACTTGCAACAAAAAGAAAGGGTCCAAAAGAGAAATTATACAAAATATATACACATCTAGGTTTTAACTATAAAGGGCGTGGCAACTTTATTACTTATGCTTATAAGGCCCACGAAAAAATGGATAAGTTAAAAACGAAAAGTCTTATACGTAAGCAGGTTAAACGGCATTGGGGAAGAATACATAAGCGGCTATAG
- a CDS encoding P-loop NTPase fold protein: MKKLMSKLIIAILLSSLFFLTVEVNVIVYFCFISAIWALIFLNCSLSKNIEIFDTIIILFIGNFGSFILTKELQSNGFGEGYLGIVLLFCYLVFFMIISIRSYTIYSGGDAETSGDKAKLMTKRKKDLEFLQYYVNMFDIVGLNGRWGTGKSFVVGKLKEEMMTEYEFIEIDILACNLDELQLTLIKELEEVMYKNRIVSKYSNRLKSFLESKSVMSKLQGMQSFLINNNMSYSETIKGFKEELNKLDKKIIIVYEDIDRISNKDVIKRIFDISEKLSNSRIKIIYQYHEDNLKDIGFTADYIEKYIPFKMNLTEINFFETLNFELGNNFRNSNLVELNDFNFLNEYSLLNRFNVLYEAFGINKDVTVPFKNMSIRKVKNFLNELSKVLERKQYKEYKEVVISFFFVKHFIWSVYECLSIEEGLLDAIRFNYDSKSYTINELLAMYNSGEISKKEVEEIFEVEENQLFYFVLKLFDFNYKGYSQIDAKDSNERLQAILEEPIHQLKNKDSNEKKNRLIWNLLAQGKSEYTDYEYVGNIFIRDVLGGNRADQIKKYNQFRDRLFHNSYELDNQTIFKIGAPGFVELFKAFRIVDATDEQQIELVDIYFSVENIKTFNVELVQTMNYCGLKTRKEYISILDRINKLHIEGNLNSEDCFSQFLKTYIGALSKLGYTDTEFFNHSNDIITNERKKLILLSLKRIIGNLCDLSNKIKLNAVEKELSVIIEFIEKLINIINCEDQITKKKSGFVTSEISSRYINQDEFDRLKGIANDKEIDIKTEIERSFKEGKITVYEIDRLLDGLND; encoded by the coding sequence ATGAAAAAGCTCATGAGCAAACTAATAATTGCAATACTTTTATCTTCCCTATTTTTTCTCACTGTTGAAGTTAACGTGATTGTATATTTTTGTTTCATTTCAGCGATTTGGGCCCTGATCTTTTTAAATTGTAGTCTATCAAAGAATATCGAGATTTTTGATACCATCATAATACTATTTATAGGGAATTTTGGATCGTTCATATTAACAAAGGAACTGCAAAGCAATGGGTTTGGAGAAGGATATTTAGGTATTGTACTTTTATTCTGCTATCTAGTTTTTTTCATGATCATATCCATACGTAGCTATACTATTTATTCTGGTGGCGATGCAGAAACATCGGGAGACAAGGCGAAGTTAATGACAAAACGGAAAAAAGACCTGGAGTTCCTTCAATATTATGTGAATATGTTTGATATTGTTGGCTTAAATGGTAGGTGGGGAACAGGGAAATCCTTTGTAGTTGGCAAGTTAAAAGAGGAAATGATGACTGAATATGAGTTTATTGAAATCGACATATTAGCCTGTAATCTTGACGAGCTTCAATTAACGCTAATAAAAGAACTAGAAGAGGTAATGTATAAAAATAGAATTGTATCAAAGTATTCTAATAGGTTAAAAAGTTTCTTGGAAAGTAAATCGGTTATGTCAAAATTGCAGGGCATGCAAAGTTTCCTTATAAATAATAATATGTCTTATTCGGAAACGATAAAAGGTTTTAAGGAAGAATTGAATAAATTAGATAAAAAAATAATCATCGTTTATGAAGACATAGACAGGATATCAAATAAGGATGTAATCAAAAGGATTTTTGATATTTCCGAAAAACTATCAAATTCTAGGATAAAGATTATTTATCAATACCATGAGGATAATTTAAAAGATATAGGTTTTACTGCTGATTACATCGAAAAATATATACCATTTAAAATGAATTTGACAGAGATAAACTTTTTTGAAACGTTAAACTTTGAATTGGGTAATAACTTTCGGAATAGTAATTTGGTAGAATTAAATGATTTTAACTTTTTGAATGAGTATTCCCTACTGAATAGATTTAATGTTCTGTACGAAGCATTTGGAATCAATAAGGATGTAACAGTACCCTTTAAAAATATGAGTATAAGAAAAGTAAAAAACTTCCTGAATGAATTATCTAAAGTATTAGAGCGAAAACAGTATAAAGAATATAAGGAAGTTGTAATTAGCTTCTTTTTCGTAAAGCATTTTATTTGGTCAGTATATGAATGCTTAAGTATTGAAGAAGGGCTACTGGATGCAATCAGGTTTAATTATGATTCAAAGTCTTATACCATAAACGAACTATTAGCAATGTATAACTCGGGGGAGATTAGCAAAAAAGAGGTAGAAGAAATATTTGAGGTTGAGGAGAATCAATTATTTTACTTTGTGCTGAAGCTGTTTGATTTTAATTATAAAGGTTATTCGCAAATTGATGCAAAGGACAGTAATGAAAGGCTACAGGCTATATTAGAAGAGCCTATTCATCAATTAAAAAATAAAGATAGCAATGAAAAGAAAAATAGATTGATTTGGAACTTATTGGCACAGGGAAAATCCGAATATACCGATTATGAATATGTGGGAAATATATTCATTAGAGATGTCCTAGGGGGAAACAGGGCTGACCAAATAAAAAAGTATAATCAGTTTCGCGATCGATTATTTCACAATAGTTATGAACTGGATAATCAAACGATATTCAAAATTGGTGCACCGGGATTTGTAGAATTGTTTAAAGCATTTCGTATTGTAGATGCAACAGATGAGCAGCAAATAGAATTAGTGGATATTTATTTTAGCGTGGAGAATATAAAAACCTTTAATGTCGAACTTGTGCAAACAATGAATTATTGTGGTTTAAAAACAAGGAAAGAGTATATAAGCATTCTAGACAGGATCAATAAGTTACATATTGAAGGTAATTTAAATTCTGAGGACTGTTTTTCACAATTTTTAAAAACATATATTGGTGCATTATCAAAATTGGGCTATACAGATACTGAGTTCTTTAATCATAGTAATGACATAATAACAAACGAACGCAAAAAATTAATATTGCTGAGTCTTAAAAGGATAATAGGGAATTTATGCGATTTAAGTAATAAGATTAAGTTGAATGCAGTAGAAAAGGAACTAAGTGTAATTATTGAATTCATAGAAAAGCTTATTAATATAATAAACTGTGAAGATCAAATCACAAAAAAGAAATCAGGATTTGTAACAAGTGAAATTTCAAGTCGGTACATTAATCAAGATGAGTTTGATCGATTAAAAGGAATAGCAAATGATAAAGAAATAGATATTAAAACAGAAATTGAAAGAAGTTTTAAAGAAGGCAAAATCACTGTATATGAAATTGATAGATTGTTGGATGGGTTAAATGATTGA